A genomic stretch from Aerococcaceae bacterium zg-1292 includes:
- a CDS encoding glycosyltransferase family 2 protein, giving the protein MKLLSIVVPSYNSQDYLANAIESVTVLNDDRIELLVVNDGSSDNTLGVAQNYETRYPNIVKAIHQENKGHGGAVNTGLAKATGKYFKVLDSDDWLNQSALEQILWHLQKLENNQELVDVFFTNYVYEQEGEEVKKIVQYRSIFPQGKIFGWDETRAFPTGKYIMMHAIIYRTEALKAMAFSLPEHTFYVDNLFVYQPLTQLDKMYYLDVDFYRYFIGRDDQSINEKVMMKRIDQQLKVNRLLIDACDFQQDLHPNQKRYLLKHLEIVTNISSALLNRMGDAEAIEKRHQLWKYLEVNNPFAYKYIKKGLFGKMTTRNTRPAIWVVNQVYKALRRVGGY; this is encoded by the coding sequence ATGAAGTTATTATCAATTGTTGTACCAAGTTATAATTCGCAAGATTATTTAGCGAATGCGATTGAATCCGTAACAGTATTAAACGATGATCGCATCGAACTATTGGTAGTCAATGATGGATCGAGTGACAACACTTTAGGTGTGGCACAAAATTATGAAACGAGATATCCAAATATTGTCAAAGCAATTCATCAAGAAAACAAAGGCCATGGTGGTGCGGTGAATACTGGCTTAGCAAAAGCGACAGGTAAATATTTTAAAGTATTAGATAGTGATGACTGGTTAAATCAATCAGCCCTTGAACAAATTTTATGGCATCTGCAAAAGTTAGAAAATAATCAAGAGCTAGTCGATGTCTTTTTCACGAACTATGTTTATGAACAAGAAGGTGAAGAAGTTAAGAAGATTGTTCAGTACCGGTCCATTTTTCCGCAAGGGAAAATCTTTGGTTGGGATGAAACGCGTGCCTTTCCAACGGGTAAATACATTATGATGCACGCAATTATTTACCGGACAGAGGCATTAAAAGCAATGGCGTTTTCGTTGCCGGAACATACGTTTTATGTCGATAATTTATTTGTTTACCAACCGCTAACACAATTGGATAAGATGTATTATTTAGATGTGGATTTCTATCGTTATTTTATTGGGCGTGACGATCAATCGATTAACGAGAAAGTGATGATGAAACGCATTGACCAGCAGTTGAAAGTCAATCGACTATTAATTGATGCGTGTGATTTCCAACAAGATTTGCATCCGAATCAAAAGCGTTATTTGTTGAAACATTTAGAAATTGTCACAAATATTTCTAGTGCCTTATTAAATCGGATGGGTGACGCAGAAGCGATTGAAAAGCGTCATCAGTTGTGGAAATACTTAGAGGTGAATAATCCATTTGCCTATAAATATATTAAAAAAGGCTTGTTTGGCAAAATGACAACGCGTAATACACGACCAGCGATTTGGGTCGTTAACCAAGTGTATAAAGCATTGCGCCGTGTGGGCGGCTATTAA
- a CDS encoding trypsin-like peptidase domain-containing protein — MDKQEKQRTTFWKSIFGGIIGSLLIISLIGFAFFNGGFTKPQSKVVQAEADSSKTLTDFESAIVGAVEAASDAAVSVTNFKRTMPRENSPFGDGRGYGYGYGEGGDIDLGEKDEALQPAGSGSGVVYRVDGDTAYVVTNHHVVNGAAKLQVTTADGTKEDAELVGSDVYTDLAVLKISSKHAKTSVKFADSDKIKVGSLAVAIGSPLGTDYAGSVTQGIVSGVNRILPFDINGDGEKDWEMNVLQTDAAINPGNSGGALVNKDGHLIGINSSKFSKVSVEGMGFAIPSNEVKRVIEELEANGKVIRPVLGINGVYAVSQLSARSKTEILKLPENDDKGVVIAEVAPNSSAAKAGLEQYDVIKAIEGDEVNDLISLRQALYKHKVGEKVKLTIMRNGKKQQVTVTLEAQAPQIPQTAPSYQEAVPYGRESEDPEQDQGQGQE; from the coding sequence ATGGATAAACAAGAAAAACAACGGACTACATTTTGGAAAAGTATTTTTGGAGGCATCATCGGTAGTTTGTTGATTATTTCGTTAATAGGATTTGCTTTCTTTAATGGGGGCTTTACCAAACCACAAAGTAAAGTTGTTCAAGCAGAAGCAGATAGTTCCAAGACATTAACAGATTTTGAAAGTGCGATTGTTGGTGCTGTGGAGGCGGCTAGTGATGCTGCTGTTTCTGTTACCAATTTTAAACGCACTATGCCACGTGAAAATTCGCCATTTGGTGATGGTCGTGGTTACGGCTACGGCTATGGTGAAGGGGGCGATATCGACTTAGGTGAAAAAGATGAAGCCTTACAGCCAGCAGGTTCAGGTAGTGGGGTTGTATACCGTGTTGATGGTGATACCGCCTATGTTGTGACGAACCACCACGTTGTTAACGGCGCTGCAAAATTGCAAGTAACCACAGCTGATGGTACGAAAGAAGATGCCGAATTAGTCGGGTCAGATGTGTATACAGACTTAGCAGTATTAAAAATTAGTTCAAAACACGCGAAAACAAGTGTCAAATTTGCTGACTCTGATAAAATAAAAGTAGGTTCTTTAGCAGTAGCAATTGGGTCACCATTAGGAACAGATTATGCGGGTTCTGTAACGCAAGGGATTGTATCCGGCGTTAACCGTATTTTACCATTTGATATTAATGGCGACGGTGAAAAAGATTGGGAAATGAATGTACTACAAACGGACGCAGCAATTAATCCAGGTAACTCAGGTGGGGCATTAGTCAATAAAGATGGCCATCTCATTGGTATTAACTCAAGTAAGTTTTCGAAGGTATCGGTAGAAGGTATGGGATTTGCTATTCCTAGTAACGAAGTGAAAAGAGTTATTGAAGAATTAGAAGCAAATGGTAAAGTCATCCGTCCAGTATTGGGAATCAACGGCGTATATGCTGTGAGCCAATTATCAGCACGTTCTAAAACAGAGATTTTGAAATTACCTGAAAATGACGATAAAGGGGTCGTTATCGCTGAAGTAGCGCCAAATAGTTCGGCAGCTAAAGCAGGATTAGAGCAATATGATGTAATCAAAGCTATTGAAGGCGATGAAGTTAATGATTTAATTAGCTTACGTCAAGCATTATACAAACATAAAGTGGGCGAAAAAGTAAAATTAACAATTATGCGTAATGGTAAAAAACAACAAGTAACTGTTACATTAGAAGCCCAAGCACCTCAAATACCTCAAACAGCACCATCCTATCAAGAAGCAGTCCCTTACGGCCGCGAATCCGAAGACCCAGAACAAGACCAAGGACAAGGCCAAGAGTAA
- a CDS encoding response regulator transcription factor → MKIAIVDDRIESQQILAQYIQKNASKMDRDVEITCFNDGIELIDRYQSSFDIIYLDVEMAIMDGMTTAKKIRQTDSEVLIVFVTNHAQVAIQGYSVEAVDFLLKPLNPFTFEEHFKKIVRKVKRVDDAVLVKVSGTVKRVNQSSILYLESQGHYIDFVTDREKFTLIDSMKNLEAKLDATRFYRCNNSYIINFEHVDHIDKSAGVAYIGEHAIQISRARKKECVERFTQYLGRQML, encoded by the coding sequence ATGAAAATCGCAATCGTTGATGATCGCATCGAATCGCAACAAATATTAGCGCAATATATTCAAAAAAATGCGTCGAAAATGGACCGAGATGTCGAGATTACGTGCTTTAATGATGGTATTGAATTAATTGACCGCTATCAATCATCCTTTGATATTATTTATCTTGATGTTGAAATGGCGATTATGGACGGGATGACGACCGCAAAAAAGATTCGGCAGACCGATTCAGAAGTATTAATCGTCTTTGTGACCAATCATGCACAAGTAGCGATTCAAGGTTATTCGGTTGAAGCCGTTGATTTTTTGTTAAAACCCTTAAATCCCTTTACCTTTGAGGAACATTTTAAAAAGATTGTCCGTAAAGTGAAGCGAGTGGATGATGCGGTATTAGTAAAAGTAAGTGGTACAGTCAAACGAGTTAATCAAAGTTCGATTTTATATTTGGAAAGTCAAGGGCATTACATTGATTTTGTCACTGACCGGGAAAAATTCACCTTGATTGATTCGATGAAAAATTTAGAGGCTAAATTAGACGCGACACGCTTTTATCGATGCAATAATTCGTATATTATTAATTTTGAGCATGTGGATCATATTGATAAATCAGCCGGTGTTGCCTATATTGGTGAACACGCGATTCAAATTAGTCGGGCACGTAAAAAAGAATGTGTGGAACGTTTCACACAATATTTAGGGAGACAAATGCTATGA
- a CDS encoding IS1634 family transposase, with translation MSQVIYTHKNGTKYVYESTSYYDKEKKQARPKRKLIGKIDPVTGAIVPTQPRGRKPKHVEKNDEKKTGGVRSIKSYGATYLLTELAKKMGVLSDLKEIFPDSYLELLTLMQYLILEPGNSIREFDQWQTKVETELTKDLSSKRVSELFATISEDDKQRFFHAQQQRYINEEYWVFDTTSISTYSDIDYAKYGYNKEDDKLKQVNLGLVVGETSRIPVMYRLLPGNIVDSKTIETLLSLLDEFPQKMKKLVLDRGFYKERNIQMLCEEGVEFVAGGKRGVKYIDEVIERLLPEIKEIEHYSTKEKLYIGSEKISHFRASETSHYPVTVHVYHDEFQQYQQKTKLMEDLDELLTLLNEDEKSRKEIESNNRGLMTYVTLNPEDNRYSLNTEVIKKRIATMGTFVLLSNSNQSSQECLRIYRDKDIVEKKFQTLKNDLEMRRLRTHGQETTEGKMFVQYLTVVVESYLREQMRGTKLDEKYTLKDLLEEIKSVYTYIDGGGNYTLAEVTNKQAKIFERLGILHPSFSIR, from the coding sequence ATGTCACAAGTTATCTACACACATAAAAATGGAACTAAGTATGTTTATGAATCAACCTCATATTATGATAAAGAAAAGAAACAAGCGCGACCAAAGCGTAAGTTGATTGGAAAAATTGACCCAGTAACGGGTGCGATTGTTCCAACTCAACCAAGAGGGAGAAAACCTAAACATGTTGAAAAGAATGACGAGAAAAAAACAGGTGGCGTCCGTTCAATTAAGTCTTACGGAGCAACTTATTTATTGACGGAATTAGCGAAAAAAATGGGTGTATTGAGTGATTTAAAAGAAATATTTCCAGACAGCTATCTCGAGTTATTAACGCTTATGCAATATTTGATTCTAGAACCAGGGAATTCCATTAGAGAATTCGACCAGTGGCAAACAAAAGTAGAAACAGAGTTAACCAAAGACCTTAGTTCAAAGCGTGTCAGTGAACTATTCGCTACAATCAGTGAAGATGATAAGCAACGGTTCTTTCATGCGCAACAACAACGATATATAAATGAAGAATATTGGGTATTTGATACAACATCCATTTCGACATATTCAGATATAGATTATGCAAAATACGGTTATAACAAAGAAGATGATAAATTAAAGCAAGTGAATTTAGGACTAGTTGTAGGGGAAACAAGCCGGATACCAGTAATGTATCGCCTGCTTCCAGGGAATATTGTCGACTCTAAAACCATTGAGACATTATTAAGTTTATTGGATGAGTTTCCACAGAAAATGAAAAAATTGGTATTAGACAGAGGGTTTTATAAAGAACGAAATATCCAAATGTTGTGTGAAGAAGGTGTTGAATTTGTAGCAGGTGGAAAGCGTGGAGTGAAATATATTGATGAAGTGATTGAACGATTACTGCCAGAAATAAAAGAAATTGAACATTATTCAACGAAAGAAAAACTCTATATTGGTTCAGAGAAAATTAGTCATTTTAGAGCTTCCGAAACGAGTCATTATCCAGTAACTGTGCATGTTTATCATGATGAATTTCAACAATACCAGCAAAAAACAAAATTGATGGAGGACTTAGATGAATTATTAACTTTATTGAATGAAGATGAAAAAAGTAGAAAAGAAATCGAAAGTAATAATCGAGGATTGATGACGTATGTGACTTTAAATCCAGAGGATAACCGGTATTCTTTAAATACAGAAGTAATCAAAAAACGCATTGCGACAATGGGCACATTTGTACTATTATCCAACAGTAATCAAAGTTCACAAGAATGTTTACGGATATATCGAGACAAGGATATAGTTGAGAAGAAGTTTCAAACATTAAAGAATGATTTAGAGATGAGACGGTTGAGAACTCATGGGCAAGAGACGACAGAGGGGAAAATGTTTGTACAGTATTTAACGGTAGTCGTAGAGTCTTACCTGAGAGAGCAGATGCGGGGAACAAAATTAGATGAAAAATACACTCTTAAAGACTTACTGGAAGAAATTAAGAGCGTGTATACATATATCGATGGTGGTGGAAACTACACGCTGGCAGAGGTAACGAATAAACAAGCAAAGATTTTTGAACGCCTAGGTATTTTGCATCCTTCTTTCAGTATCCGTTAG
- a CDS encoding DUF2207 domain-containing protein produces MKKKWLKLLMLLCLFLPISVSAQEPDFDIIKQSILGEISADGSVKFTDKLTYDITYMNGMYFNLDRTGYDVLDYRVGVVDPDTGEVTYFEENGTGNPETFQLTATNENYQFKVFYPTSNKKVTFVVEYTLADLVTNFSDVAEFNRKIVGSHTDDYVDVEAIIVLPGKVQNPNDFRAWAHGAPQGEVSLTEYQGKSAVKLSVPNNPPNQFVEADIIFPTALTPNNKNRRQVNKKSEIMEREAGQVEKDRQAYESSLGWKRFGSGILTLLMPLSSIGVWYYYLSKKRRLNPNPVTLPKHIYELPEDITPAIMATSVFRTRPTTDDLSATIVDLARKGYLTLTEIAKEKRGLFSRGESTTIAIEPGPNYQQTEALQKHEKYALSYVLPNGTPTTLQALEERAAKSKTTAKKQYKLWTSFTNFTEIRGLKLRGSQSEQQFAVAMATMSMIAIPIFTVFNAIILDYTPYNDYLFIIIIIGAICFVASGIARIWMSMRPIRTAEQDIRIQEWTGFKNMLNDIGNFKMREIASLELWEEYLVYAISLGVADRVIEAMKIQFKPVELQQMQVSGGFYNNPYLFTRVMNQSIQNSVHASQPAPVKYSGTNAGGFGGGFSGGSSGGSGGGSGAGGF; encoded by the coding sequence ATGAAGAAAAAATGGTTGAAACTATTAATGTTACTCTGTTTGTTTTTACCGATATCCGTTTCTGCTCAAGAGCCTGATTTTGATATTATTAAACAATCAATACTTGGAGAAATCAGTGCCGATGGTAGTGTAAAATTTACGGATAAGTTAACATATGACATTACTTATATGAATGGTATGTATTTTAACTTAGACCGAACAGGATACGATGTGTTGGATTATCGTGTGGGTGTCGTCGACCCAGATACTGGTGAGGTGACCTATTTTGAAGAAAATGGAACGGGAAATCCAGAAACCTTTCAATTGACTGCAACCAATGAGAATTATCAATTCAAAGTGTTTTATCCAACGAGTAATAAAAAGGTCACCTTTGTCGTGGAATATACACTTGCCGATTTAGTGACGAATTTTTCTGATGTAGCTGAATTTAATCGTAAAATAGTTGGATCCCATACGGATGATTATGTGGATGTAGAAGCCATCATTGTCTTGCCTGGTAAGGTGCAAAATCCAAATGATTTTCGTGCCTGGGCACATGGTGCACCGCAAGGTGAAGTATCTTTAACGGAGTATCAAGGTAAAAGCGCCGTTAAACTATCCGTTCCTAATAATCCTCCGAATCAATTTGTGGAAGCAGATATTATTTTCCCAACAGCGTTAACACCGAATAATAAAAACCGGCGACAGGTGAATAAAAAATCGGAGATTATGGAACGAGAAGCTGGTCAAGTGGAAAAAGATCGTCAAGCCTATGAATCATCTCTTGGCTGGAAACGATTTGGCTCAGGCATTTTGACATTATTAATGCCTCTGTCATCTATCGGTGTTTGGTACTATTATCTATCGAAAAAACGCCGTTTGAATCCGAATCCAGTGACATTGCCGAAACATATTTACGAATTGCCGGAAGATATTACACCAGCGATTATGGCAACTTCAGTCTTTAGAACACGGCCGACCACGGATGATTTGAGTGCTACCATTGTCGATTTAGCACGTAAAGGGTATTTGACCTTGACTGAAATTGCTAAAGAAAAACGCGGACTCTTCTCACGTGGCGAAAGTACAACGATCGCTATTGAGCCAGGGCCAAATTATCAGCAAACCGAAGCGCTACAAAAACATGAAAAATATGCCTTAAGCTATGTGTTGCCAAATGGGACACCGACAACCTTACAAGCATTGGAAGAGCGTGCGGCAAAAAGTAAAACGACAGCGAAAAAACAGTATAAATTATGGACATCGTTCACCAATTTTACTGAAATACGAGGTTTAAAATTACGTGGTAGTCAATCCGAACAGCAATTTGCGGTTGCAATGGCAACGATGAGTATGATAGCAATACCTATTTTTACGGTTTTTAACGCCATCATTCTTGATTACACGCCTTATAACGACTATCTCTTTATCATAATAATCATTGGTGCGATTTGTTTCGTTGCTAGTGGGATTGCGCGCATATGGATGTCCATGCGACCGATTCGAACAGCCGAACAAGATATTCGCATTCAAGAATGGACCGGTTTTAAAAATATGTTAAACGATATCGGTAATTTTAAAATGCGTGAGATAGCCTCGTTAGAATTGTGGGAAGAATACCTCGTTTATGCGATTTCATTAGGTGTGGCTGATCGTGTTATCGAGGCGATGAAAATACAATTTAAACCTGTTGAGTTGCAACAAATGCAGGTAAGTGGTGGATTTTACAATAATCCTTATCTATTTACACGCGTGATGAATCAATCGATTCAAAATTCTGTACACGCTAGTCAACCAGCGCCGGTTAAATATAGCGGCACTAATGCCGGTGGTTTTGGCGGTGGCTTTAGTGGTGGGAGTTCAGGTGGCTCTGGTGGCGGCTCCGGTGCAGGCGGCTTCTAA
- a CDS encoding GHKL domain-containing protein: protein MIFEAALPDIPRLYTALAEWMACLICIYPIITKQSLQSTLGMAIIGLIGQVALQFFVGEWPLWLWIPGMLVNILWMAGFIHALTRVRRSIIIIFLVKAFIISELMASLAWQLFVMLLWRYSLTYFWLEFLFVASIFGAIAALIIALDKNINYQRLINNVSMRASMMFALTGVIIFIISNIGFVLTKTEFHLGNSYSVFFVRTIANISGMSLLYLQQYQLIDQHRRRELDAVQNLFQSQYQQYKAYAENTHYINRKAHDLKHQIAAILAEDDLQVRQEYLATLREAIDTLSHKIETGNGVLDTILTRKNMYCQDHDINFTCIANGSLLHKMEIMDICSLFGNALDNAIEHVETIEAVEKRLVTLKLSNKGKMVILRVDNYCLDETMDLTTLPKTSKQDTENHGYGLKNIQYIAKKYNGNMTVDVQDNWFSLCVVFPIV, encoded by the coding sequence ATGATTTTTGAAGCAGCATTACCAGACATCCCGCGTTTGTATACGGCATTAGCCGAATGGATGGCCTGTCTTATTTGTATCTATCCAATTATTACTAAGCAAAGTCTTCAATCAACGCTTGGAATGGCAATTATTGGATTAATCGGACAAGTCGCTTTGCAGTTTTTCGTTGGTGAATGGCCACTGTGGTTATGGATTCCCGGGATGTTAGTGAATATTTTGTGGATGGCTGGCTTTATTCATGCGTTAACGCGCGTACGCAGGTCGATTATTATTATCTTTTTAGTGAAGGCATTTATTATTTCGGAGCTGATGGCGTCATTAGCCTGGCAATTATTCGTGATGTTATTGTGGCGTTACTCATTGACGTATTTTTGGTTAGAATTTTTGTTCGTTGCCAGCATCTTTGGCGCAATTGCCGCACTGATTATTGCGCTCGATAAAAATATTAACTATCAGCGCCTCATTAACAATGTTTCGATGCGTGCTTCGATGATGTTTGCATTGACCGGTGTCATTATTTTTATTATTAGTAATATTGGATTTGTGCTTACGAAGACAGAATTTCATTTAGGTAATTCATATTCAGTGTTCTTTGTCCGTACGATTGCTAATATTTCAGGGATGAGTCTATTGTATTTGCAACAATATCAATTGATTGACCAGCACCGTCGCCGCGAATTAGATGCGGTACAAAATCTTTTTCAATCACAGTATCAGCAATATAAAGCTTATGCTGAAAATACCCATTATATTAATCGTAAGGCGCATGATTTGAAGCACCAAATTGCAGCAATTTTAGCAGAAGATGATTTGCAAGTACGTCAAGAGTATTTAGCAACTTTACGTGAAGCAATTGATACGCTGAGTCATAAAATCGAAACCGGTAATGGTGTATTGGATACCATCTTGACCCGTAAAAATATGTATTGCCAAGACCATGATATTAATTTTACGTGTATCGCCAATGGTTCTTTACTACATAAGATGGAAATAATGGATATTTGTAGTTTATTTGGCAATGCGCTTGATAATGCGATTGAACATGTCGAGACAATTGAGGCGGTTGAAAAACGCTTGGTGACATTGAAATTATCCAATAAAGGAAAAATGGTGATTTTGCGTGTCGATAATTACTGTCTGGATGAAACGATGGATTTGACAACATTACCCAAAACCTCTAAGCAAGATACCGAAAATCACGGTTACGGCTTAAAAAATATTCAATATATAGCGAAAAAGTACAATGGTAATATGACCGTTGATGTACAAGATAACTGGTTTAGTCTATGTGTAGTCTTTCCAATTGTCTAA
- a CDS encoding GtrA family protein → MNTLNTWIEEHPDLWEFIKFNVLSNVATITNFVVLWLGTSVLFTAFSNQAFQWGIFDYRVENGGLTGFLSFLLAYVCAQIVNYFVQRHFVFGANNNISSTIHWYILTVVVAGILSIVLPPYVIRVVTGWGVGLGIAQTLANVVNIAVQVVINYPMMKYVIMKKQ, encoded by the coding sequence ATGAATACATTAAACACATGGATTGAGGAACACCCAGATTTATGGGAATTTATTAAATTTAATGTCTTATCCAATGTCGCCACTATCACAAATTTTGTGGTGCTGTGGCTAGGCACGTCGGTATTGTTTACGGCATTTAGCAATCAAGCGTTTCAATGGGGGATATTTGATTACCGTGTTGAAAATGGAGGTTTAACGGGTTTTCTATCATTTTTATTGGCGTATGTATGTGCACAAATCGTCAATTATTTTGTCCAACGGCACTTTGTCTTTGGAGCCAATAATAATATTTCGAGTACGATTCATTGGTATATTTTAACTGTAGTAGTAGCCGGTATTCTATCAATCGTTTTACCACCTTATGTGATTCGTGTGGTCACTGGTTGGGGAGTAGGACTAGGAATTGCACAAACATTGGCCAATGTAGTGAATATCGCAGTACAAGTAGTGATTAATTATCCGATGATGAAGTATGTTATCATGAAAAAACAATAA
- a CDS encoding MBL fold metallo-hydrolase, with protein MNEQTTDKLRFSVLASGSSGNCTYVETDKQRVLIDAGLSGKKIQGLMEQINRDLTQVDALFVTHEHKDHIMGVGVLARKYNLPVYANRMTWLAMENHIGAIPPENRRYIEPDQLLTLKDLDILSYNVSHDAAQPQFYAFQKGDKQFVMLTDTGYVSDRLRSQLKNATAYLIESNHEVEMLRYGQYPWSLKQRILGDKGHLSNESGALAMVDMIGDQTKQVYLGHLSRDNNTKELAMSTMHSTLSNKDMAVGQAFHLNMTDPAVATPMMYL; from the coding sequence GTGAACGAACAAACAACGGATAAGTTGCGTTTTTCGGTACTAGCCAGTGGTAGTTCAGGTAATTGTACGTATGTTGAAACAGATAAACAGCGTGTACTCATTGATGCCGGCTTGAGCGGCAAAAAAATTCAAGGTCTAATGGAGCAAATCAATCGTGATTTAACACAAGTGGATGCCTTATTTGTCACGCATGAGCACAAGGATCATATTATGGGAGTCGGCGTTTTAGCACGTAAATATAATTTGCCCGTGTATGCGAATCGGATGACATGGTTAGCGATGGAGAATCATATCGGCGCTATCCCGCCGGAAAATCGGCGTTATATTGAGCCGGACCAATTACTGACATTGAAGGATTTGGATATTCTTAGTTACAATGTCAGTCATGATGCAGCGCAACCTCAATTTTATGCCTTTCAAAAAGGGGATAAGCAATTCGTGATGTTGACGGATACGGGTTATGTCAGTGACCGATTGCGTAGTCAATTGAAAAATGCAACAGCCTATTTGATTGAAAGTAACCACGAAGTAGAAATGCTGCGTTACGGACAGTATCCTTGGTCATTGAAACAACGTATTTTAGGCGATAAAGGCCACCTGAGTAATGAGTCAGGTGCCTTAGCGATGGTTGATATGATTGGTGACCAAACAAAACAAGTATATCTAGGGCATCTCAGCCGGGACAATAATACGAAAGAATTAGCCATGTCAACGATGCACTCGACCTTATCAAATAAGGATATGGCAGTTGGACAAGCCTTTCATTTAAATATGACTGACCCAGCTGTTGCGACGCCGATGATGTATTTATAA
- a CDS encoding ISLre2 family transposase has translation MQAIITQILSILKKNDSLFSSEAMLKLFFEELTKLLMEYALKQYEQECIHQYKTEGWELERKESRTINFTFGEVTFKRYRMRKEGEKSVIPLDKSLSLPAREHYSPGAKGQMIAIIDGMTYRKAAETINSLCPYTVSHQSLHKVVQKEGKLAKEWLKEDIQCEDELKKVKHLFIEADGVLIKSKAKGKHEEIHRAVVHEGVKKVGGRTVLINARMITSMLSSRQLLKEVSFYIESHYKTNDTIIITNSDGGSGYEYDKFNHILGNRAAHEHFTDSYHVNQKIQKRLAHDPEMIILIRKAIYEHNWEKVVAVLDTAESRCLVRNGLDVSAQLNEIQRLKNYLYKHWPYLQPRHMRPHEVPRGGIGVIESKHRRCTYRMKYQGRNWTKSGAENMVTLITLKENGLLEAYLRRKEIESSVLDDEPIEVTKRRMSTYLKETIRDSKGALSGRIPNSGSTSSSIGVLRKSVL, from the coding sequence ATGCAAGCAATTATAACTCAAATTCTATCGATTTTAAAGAAAAATGACTCATTATTTAGTTCAGAAGCAATGCTTAAACTATTTTTTGAAGAATTAACCAAATTATTAATGGAATATGCATTAAAACAGTATGAACAAGAGTGTATCCATCAATATAAAACAGAAGGATGGGAGCTGGAACGAAAAGAATCTCGAACCATTAATTTCACTTTTGGAGAAGTAACGTTTAAACGATACCGTATGCGCAAAGAAGGTGAAAAAAGTGTAATTCCATTAGATAAATCTTTATCCTTACCGGCACGTGAACACTATTCACCTGGCGCTAAAGGTCAAATGATTGCGATTATTGATGGGATGACCTATCGCAAAGCGGCTGAAACCATTAACTCACTATGTCCATATACAGTATCGCACCAAAGTCTTCATAAAGTGGTTCAAAAGGAAGGTAAATTAGCGAAAGAATGGTTAAAGGAAGACATACAATGTGAGGACGAATTGAAGAAGGTAAAACATTTATTTATTGAAGCGGATGGCGTATTAATTAAAAGCAAAGCAAAAGGTAAGCATGAAGAAATTCATCGAGCAGTCGTGCATGAAGGGGTAAAAAAAGTTGGTGGACGGACGGTTTTAATCAACGCAAGAATGATTACTAGCATGTTATCTAGCCGACAACTATTGAAAGAAGTGTCATTCTATATAGAATCCCATTACAAAACAAACGATACCATTATAATTACTAATAGTGACGGCGGCAGTGGCTATGAATATGATAAATTTAATCATATACTTGGTAACCGAGCAGCACACGAACATTTTACCGATTCATACCATGTCAATCAAAAAATCCAGAAACGATTGGCGCACGATCCAGAGATGATAATACTAATCAGAAAAGCGATCTATGAGCATAACTGGGAAAAAGTCGTCGCAGTGTTAGATACAGCAGAGAGTCGCTGCTTAGTAAGAAACGGGTTGGATGTATCCGCACAGCTCAATGAAATACAACGATTAAAGAATTATTTATATAAGCACTGGCCATATCTTCAACCTCGGCACATGAGACCCCACGAGGTGCCACGAGGAGGTATCGGCGTGATTGAGAGTAAGCATCGCAGATGTACTTATCGGATGAAATATCAGGGACGTAATTGGACAAAGTCAGGAGCAGAAAATATGGTAACGCTGATTACGTTGAAAGAAAATGGATTATTAGAGGCGTACTTAAGAAGAAAAGAGATAGAAAGCAGCGTATTAGACGACGAACCGATTGAGGTGACGAAGCGAAGAATGAGTACCTATTTGAAGGAAACAATCAGAGATTCCAAAGGCGCATTATCAGGTCGAATTCCTAATAGTGGGTCAACAAGTAGTTCAATCGGCGTATTGAGAAAATCCGTGCTGTAA